The Brachyhypopomus gauderio isolate BG-103 chromosome 19, BGAUD_0.2, whole genome shotgun sequence DNA segment tatatatatatataaaatcagtagcgaaccgtgaccattaaaccggGGCCCgctcccttctcctcctccccccccccccccggaaggaattagtttcctctcctaattaactgcaatttttaaaaatgtaaaattgagacgacagtacagctttaaaaacgcaacaTATGTACTAgttaacttcttaagcaaaataaggttccaacaaacctgttcctcgggagcggaatatgtaaacaacgcgcacgaggacgtcaaaggaatgaatcgaaactagctagcggtggtacgctaacgacagctagcgtcgccacagcgggcggaaattatcatacagttaagcccgcccactaagagggaagatatgattggtcaattttgctgtcatttgaaactggtactgcgctgaattataactgccaggccctctgtaaacgaacagcgggcatcacagtcctgatagagggagacacaggctcacaggcttccacttaacccctcaccttccaacacagattgaatagacacggttgaatattttatttgcttatatttttgtaattgtttagatgtcgattgtaaaactgtaagtagataatatatgttttaagaatattttaggccctctgagagggcgtagagggccctgacggttccccactgatatatatatatatatatatatgagagagagagagagagagagagagagagagagagagagagaggttaataattgttataaatataaataaataagaacaaTACTTCAGGTCTCGATTAAATTAATCCctgaaatagtaaaaaaaataaataagcacATCATTGAAATatcacttttctttttttccttgtattttctctctatatatatatgaaaaaagAGTCGCATCTTTAATTTGCAGTCAGTACTGAGACATGGAAGGCATTTTGGAGACGATGGAGTACGCGCCCATGAACGAACCTGTACGTAGCCTCAGATCCGCCATCTTCAGTGGCTCAGAACCGTTCAGccatgttttttgttgttgttcattcattcattcgttcattcattcattgcaGATGTGGTGGGGAACCCTTGGCACTGTGCGTCCGTTTTTGCCTTTCGACCCCGTTGCGGACGCACGTCACATTCACGCTGCCTTGGAAAAGAAAAGTATAAACATACTATTGTAGGACTTTGAATAAGAAAAATATCGGACTAAAAATATTTCAATCCATTTATTCCCAGAAATGAAGGTGTTGGATCAGTGTTCGTAGCtgcatgtgtaactttgtgtttaCGGCTGTGTAAAAGGCGCTGACGTCGTGACATTATTGAGGATAATCACCAACCGCACCAACAGTCAAAGACAGAGTATCGCTGTGGCCTatcacaacctcacacagaaGGTAATTACCACACCATCAGTGGCACTGGATACCTTGTGGAAGTTTTAGATTGTCCGTATTTAGCTCTGGATCGTGGGCCACATTCTCTGTGTAGGACCTGAGTGTCGTTCTGAAGAAAGCCCTGTCAGGAACCCTACAGGAACTGATGCTCACACTCATGATGACTCCAACCTCCTTTGACGCCTTCCGGCTGCGTCAGGCCATGGAGGTGAGCCAGAGGAGACCCGGTATCTTCAGAGAACATGGCCCAACACCGCCCCGGTGTCACTGGCAACAtggcgcacgtgtgtgtgtgtgtgtgtgttacagggtaTAGGCACCGATGAGGAAGCACTTCTGGAGGTGATGTGCACCAGGTCTCCTGCTCACCTTCGAGACGTCACAGTAGCGTATAAGGAGGGTGAGGGACCATCACCGCGGTCCAGACGTCACGTCTGGATAAAACTAAAGTAGCCGGGATGACTGGTGACTTAACGCATGTGGCGATCAGAGtggacacacacctctcacctcactcATTCCCACAGCTTATGGACGTTACCTGGAGAATGACCTGATCAGTGAAACCAGCAAAGAATTCACCAATCTTGTGCTAGCTATACTGAAGGTAACGCCTGTGAAATAGTATGATGCATTACCACAAATGaaaacttgtttcttttttataCATTAAAATCATTACATTTCATATGCAATATcttatgtgggggggggggggtggtttagGGCCCCTCATAAATGCCCACACCAAGTGGCCCTTTTAATATTGCCACTGGCCCCAGCCTGCCCCTGTTACAAATGGTCTAGAATCGCAGATGTCTTAGCAGTTTTGTGTTCGTGCAGACTGAAGCATGTTGTTAAAGATTAAACACTtctggggatgggtgtgtggcTGAAGGAACTCTTCTCTGTCATATCAACAGAAGGAGGAACTAAACCAACAGGGAGTGATTGATTACCAGCTCATCGACCAAGACGTCAGGGTGTGTGTCCGCCTCTCCCTCTAATGTATTTATGGCCTTTTTCAGGTCATacagacaatgtgtgtgtgtgtgtgtgtgtgagagagagagagggggggggggggagaggggggagagagaatgtTGAACATGTGCACATTTTCTTTAGAATCTTAATGATGGTGTGAGTGGAAAGAAATCTGACCCTGCCTCCTGGATCCAAACACTGACATCTCGTAGTTCAGACCACCTCAATAGAGGTAGGACATTTCAGACCATCTCAATGGATGTATGACATTTCAGACCAACTCAATAGATGTAGGACATTTCAGACCATCTCAATAGATGTAGGACATTTCAGACCATCTCAATAGAGGT contains these protein-coding regions:
- the LOC143482724 gene encoding annexin A2-like isoform X2 — its product is MEGILETMEYAPMNEPMWWGTLGTVRPFLPFDPVADARHIHAALEKKSADVVTLLRIITNRTNSQRQSIAVAYHNLTQKDLSVVLKKALSGTLQELMLTLMMTPTSFDAFRLRQAMEGIGTDEEALLEVMCTRSPAHLRDVTVAYKEAYGRYLENDLISETSKEFTNLVLAILKKEELNQQGVIDYQLIDQDVRNLNDGVSGKKSDPASWIQTLTSRSSDHLNRVISTLEDLKGETMDKLIQKHFSGDLRLGLRILEKRCCSKHPGGSE
- the LOC143482724 gene encoding annexin A2-like isoform X1, translating into MEGILETMEYAPMNEPMWWGTLGTVRPFLPFDPVADARHIHAALEKKSADVVTLLRIITNRTNSQRQSIAVAYHNLTQKDLSVVLKKALSGTLQELMLTLMMTPTSFDAFRLRQAMEGIGTDEEALLEVMCTRSPAHLRDVTVAYKEAYGRYLENDLISETSKEFTNLVLAILKKEELNQQGVIDYQLIDQDVRNLNDGVSGKKSDPASWIQTLTSRSSDHLNRVISTLEDLKGETMDKLIQKHFSGDLRLGLRILVRCIQNTPLFLAQRLQACIKKNAVVRSILVARSEEDLLWVRVEFRKLANVSLYTTIQKEYKGDLQTGLLALCRSEDI